The sequence tctgctaggatttcgggactgattccgaagtcaacagctatataaagagttacaaaagacaaagaagctcctggatctagcaaagtataaacatgcaaatgataaacttgtaacgtaccagtgaccacatcaggagaactttcctgatcctgttaggACTGAAGTGCGtagagcctatttgggtgttgcccactggtggtactggaagcGGTACCTTGCTGATTCGGCTGATCGGATTGAactgggggatgattatgctgactctagGAACCCATCTGAGAACACTCTttgatcctatggcctggctttccacatccaaaatacacatcactgctagctctacagATGCCCTGATGATTTCTGCCACATTTCTGGCAAAGAtgatttgttcgggcactactaacactaccttggggtttagggcctgatgccctatctctattactgtctctaaattttggcactggagcactgaaTGAGGGCGGAGCTGGAATGAAAGATTTtggacaaaactgagaacgatttccaccctctaacttaggctgagtaaagttaaagctacctgttctaactctcttgttctctctcttcttctccttattcttagactcttctatttgttgagcatgaaccatgagtctggatatgtccatctccttaatcaacattgcggtcctacactccttgaccacactgatAGACATACccgatacaaacttactcatcttagatctgctatctgctaccacatgaagAGCGTatttggctaactgagtaaacttgagagaatactcttgtactgtTATGTTGCCCtatttcagatttataaactccaaaaccttagcttctctcaactccaatgggaaaaaCCTATTAATgaaagtagtggcaaactcctcccattctatgagACCTACATCTGCGaccctctctgccttccactacttgaaccatgagtgagccacattcTGCAACTAATATgcgactaactcagcactctcactagcagtcactcccataatatttgtgattttatatacctgatcaaggaatttctgtgggtccttatctgacttagactcggtaaatgatggagggttcattcaggtgaagtcccaaattctggaTGCAGCAGTATTGGTCACTAGGTTGGCCGAAACGgtagctgggcattcattctgggctgtTACTGAATTTGTGTGGTAAATGCAACCCTAAATTCCGCATGGAAGACATGCtagtccagaggatctgcctggatagACTGAAGGGCTGGctgatttcctgttcttcttccgttcttcttggaaggaatgttctgtaaatggaagaaagaaaaagattagactgagagtttaacttaagctcatgctcattcgcacaatatgaatacagaaagaagggaaacttttcctaaaacatcttgtagcctcttgtccataagtgtggcgcgttacATACCCATGCACACGACTCTACTTAATATGactttagacttcctaggattttgttgaaccttaggttctgatactaagtttttaatgccccgagtttgtaccccggatgctacatggtgctagtaatcccgaaggaccaccagctaacccataactggtacctgttgtgaacactaaataataataactgTGACCACTGAATAATGATAATATtggaataataatataactaaaataaatgcagaatttAGGTTGtaaacaccataaggttcataactcaaaaccaatactgaatactgataactgaatactgaaacatctgtctgaaatactctagtctgaaagcctctaactgtctgaacatggagATGATGGGATAAGCACCCAACTAACTCAgactactaaactactgataaactaaaataatgactctatcctcgaactatgaggactcaccactaagtctgctactgataggctgggctgctaagtacgatcaggagccCGCGCGTCTGAACCTAGGATATAaggcatcatagcgcaaaaaatatatgcatcagtattttgaatgtactgatatgctaagtgaggtaggcttacatgcatgaacaataactgactgagtagcATGAGCATAACTGAAAGAGTATACATGCaagaatacgtaaactgtaactgagatcatgataacactggatactgagttctggttactgattaactgatagttgagtttactgataccgtattactgataactgagtgactatttctgatagtcctgattctgaagaactgatctgagttctacACTGAGctggataactgtgtctgacagtcttgaatttgtagaactgaactgagttctatactaaaactaaaactgaaactgtgggaggtagttatttaatcgacatacccctctccgaatagattggggtccaacctgtaaccacttagaagggtgtcaataccgtgccacaggtaaagacaaactatgagttaaccctctctgataggaagcactttcgtcaaccctcgctggtaggaaaaccCATATGAgatatatatcaaccctagtctgacaggaagatatctcaacttacgttggttacgtagttctataacgcagggattgctactaagggtcaaaccctatgctggcaggaatgcccccatccttgggttcgcgcggtgctgattcctactcccaagtgaatagacactgaactaatttctagactgtGCTAGGCTTaattgaactgttactgatcgtgatatttaactgaactggactaggtTCAGTTAACTGATTGAATACTaatgagttctgaactgaatactgaaatgagactgtaactgattactgagtactactgttcgtgacaCAACTAAAACTGTTCTGAAACTACTATATCTCTAGGTAAACAgttagatttttgggtattgaatacccctaggactcgatagcatgaaaagtaaaacactgcatgactttagtagcataataaCACTTGCATACTtataatgcattcatttagacatcttgtcaaacacttgatatacatgagcctgtgcatgaatgaaatcacataataatatgtcattttgcactagtcaattcacataagcattttgtcaaacacttggggagcatgggtatttcacatatccatgaacatgtaataatatcatggatactacattcaacttgtaattcaatagttcaacatgaagttcacataattcaACCCACAATTAACaagttttcatgaaacttgtgataaatcataaaattaaaaacccatataacatcataatcaagattacattcaaatccaacatgaaatccatgaaatcaattaatttgttgttaaaagagttttttgaacttcaagggtggaaggaaacccttggatgaacacttcacataccttggtgcttgaattaATGAAAGTTGATGGTGAAATCCTTgggacttgaatcttgaatttgatgggttagggtttgttcttgagtgagtttgagagaaagtgagtgtattttgcttattaagggctgaatttcgtgttttggggctgattaagggtgggaaaatgacccaaatacccttatgaacgcggagttttaatgactgaaaatgggCCCAGTGACGCGTAGTCCAACGCGCCGCGTTGATGGGATCGACACGATTGCTGACGCGTCGCATCGAGTTCGCATCGGCTCACTGAAAATTGGCACTCGGAGCTAAGGAACATATTAATCAATGCGATGGGCGATGCAGCGCGACGAGATCGCGTCGATCCACTATTTAGGATTTCCAAACTTTATTTAAACGAGGTTCGAAAAATtcgaaactcacccgaagtgacctgctgacattccttatcatgaatcaacctaaaaattagtattttatGGTCATAAGGGTCGAGAAAtaggattgccaacttatgaaggctaaaataattctaagtgtaaacaattagctgaaatttctaagtttaggacctctttttaagctttaacgggctgagttaagcttagaattttgcagggtcttacgcTCACCCTCGTCCAACCCCCTCCACACGTCCAGACACCCCCATCTCACCACTGTCCAGCCCTCTCCCCCCACCCCAGCCTCGTCCAGCACCCCCCACCCCAGCCTCATCTAGCACCCCCCACCccttacttttattttaattttaaatttttttctctcaattcaaatcttttcatatttttttttggattaaaatttaaatttgaaaacttttcatattttttttaggattaaaaattaaatttaaattaaaaataagtttgaaaaaacttaaattttttatgaatttgttaaggatgttcaaatttaaaaatcgaaaattcattatgtttgtatatatgaatttatagttaaaaatttaaattagttggagaagaattttaattatttggaatgaatttgatatttaatttgtgagcaaaaataaaaacatgattattaaatttttctacaatttataaaaaaaaattatttagttaaatttaattttaatatttaatttcttatgtagaattttaaaaatgatgtggaatTTATTGTAATACCTGAAAATGACGCGGAAGCTGACGTGACAGACGTGGAAGCTGACATGGCAATTGACGTGGGGCGAGTGTGTTATActcaccaaaaaagtgtttaaaatattgttttttagtgggttcaagggtctagatgacaaacatgtaaataggagtatccacattacaaaacgaaCATAGTACAAGGATCCATCGAgccattttacctttttatttcggTTATTATTCTTTTACTTAAAAAAttgtttttaatttatatatatatatatatatatatatatatatatattcttgtgtaaatatattaaaaacaCTCGTTATTTTTCACAAAAGGgtttatcatcatttttttactaaatatatCAAATGTTAATTATTTTGTTTGTACTTGACTATcctattattttgttgttgttactatcATATTACTCTTTGCTATTTTGTACTATAGTTACTTTTTTTCTCTAGACCATTTTAGACGATTTTCATACAGTCGAGGATGAATTTGAAACAACCTCTCTAAGCTTTGTATTTTACACAAaagtatttatcattatttttattaaacatATTAAATCTAATTATCTTGCTTGTACTTtgactatcatattattttattgttgttactATCACGTGACTCTTTGTTAGTTTGTACGactgttattatttttttctagacTACTTTAGACAATTTTCATAGAGTAGAAGGTGAATTTGAAACAACCTCTCTAAGGTTCACTATTTTTCGAGAAAGTATTTATCATCATTTTCCACTAAATATATCAAATgctaattatttttgtttgtacTTTGACTATCTTATTATTTCATTTGTTACTCTTTTCTATTTCGTAGGattgttactttttttttcctaaatCGCTTTAGACGATTTTTATAAAGTTGAGGATGTATATGAAACAACCTCTGTAAGGTTAGCGTATACTCTGTTCTTTAATGTTGCTATTATTGTTGTATATCAAATGTTAAttattaatttcaacattttcattacaatataatatttattttagttcaaaataaataaatttttaccttaaaatacacctattaaggaaaaaaattaggacacaaattatactttatttttcattttatccttTTATGTATTATCAAATTAGTCATGAAATTTCAACtgcattaaaataaaattaattgagttttttggagCTCAtaatttagaaagtataaatacagagtaaaattaaaataaaaattctaacacgtttttaaagaattaaagaataaacaattaacttattttgaatattaaaaaatagctcaaaattttgtttattttgaattGAGGGGAGTAATTTGTTAATAAAAAATacagtatattttttaaattgaaaaactCTGTACTTGATATTGATAACATTAGTTAGCTACATTCGGTGACTTACCTTGTATTGTGGTGGAATCACTTTTTCTCTCTCTACACAAGTccaagagagagaaaaaagccacaaaaaatattgaaagtgtCTCCATAGTCTACTTTTTTTCTCACCTTCCAAGTTCATCTTTGTTTACTTACTAAGCAAAGCAAAAAACCACATCGAAGAAAACCCAGATCGGCGATCTATTGAAAAAGGAAGAAATCGGTATAAAATGGGTCCGCAGAAAGCTTTGATCTATGCTTTTGTGGGTCGTGGGAATGTAATATTGGCTGAATATACAGATTTCAGTGGTAACTTCAACTCTATCGCTTATCAGTGTCTGCAGAAGCTCCCTGCTTCCAATAACAAGTTCACTTATAACTGTGATGGTCACACCTTCAACTACCTTGTTGATAATGGATTCAGTACGTTCTCTTTCCCTCTCTTTGGTGTTTCTGTGTATGGGTTTGCTGTAAATTTCTAGGTATAAAAGGGATCGAAGGAATTTTTATTAGGGAATTTTTGTAGATCAGTTTGTTCGTTGGCTATCTGAGCTTTAACCTTGTTGACGAGGGTTTGATTCTTTACTTTTTAATCCCCTCAATATAGAGCTATTATctgtatttttttgttctttaaaaTGGTGGTTTATAATACTtattaactttattaaattagTATTCTTAATCCGAAAATATAATGATTTAACTCTAGTACTGTGAACCGTTGGATTTTGTTGAATGGGAGTAAAAAAATTCTCTAGTTTTTGTTTGTATTGGGGGTTCTGTGAATTTTTCCACTATCTATTGATTTTCGTGTGCTTCCGAGTTGCTTATTGTTTCATCTGAATGTAGGGGAAATGTAAGTGATCAGTGGATTTGGTTATTATTTAGTTTCTGCTGTGGATAAGTTTTGTGTATCTATTTTTCTGGGAAGTTCAGGATTCTCTGGGAGGGGAGCTATTTTGTTAATTGTTTGGTCTTTGCTTGTAAGGAGGTATTTCTCAGTGTTTTTTTTGGTGGTAAAGTGATAGTTCCTTTTTCTATTATTGTAAGTAATTGTTATCATCTTATTAATGCCTTTTTTCTTCATACTTCTCTGACTGGTTGGTGAAGTTGGATGAGCGTCTAATTTGGTACATTTATATTTGCTTGATAAGCAGTGAGATGTACTGATTGATTATGCATCACTTGGTttcaatttgtaattttttttgcaGTTGAGGTCTTATTTGGAGGGAGTGTACTAGATTCGAGAGGTGGTTGAGATTTATGATCTTCTGGGAGTTGTGTTTCAATATATTGACTAGATGTATATTTAAGAGGATGTTTCACCTTCCAAGATGCATTACCTTTGATTCTAACTTTGCTGTGAtctgatgattttatttttactttcaaGTGAAGAGcatctaactgactgtctaacctGTGGGATTAAATAGCTATTATGAGGAGAATATGAGTGCTATTGGAAAATTGTTTGTTATTTCTGTTCTCTTGCATTTTCAGAAATATATCAATGTTGCATAGTTAGTTGATTAATAGACTTACCTATGCTAACTTTGTAATTCTCCTTACAGCATACTGTGTGGTTGCGGAGGAGTCAGTTGGAAGACAAGTTCCAATAGCCTTTTTGGAGCGTGTTAAGGATGATTTTGTGTCAAAATATGGGGGTGGGAAAGCTGCGACAGCTCCTCCAAATAGCCTGAACAAGGAATACGGGTAATTTAATATGAAAAGTTTACTTTAGTGGTATGTGAAGACAGAATTTTCTGTTGAGTCATCTAACTGCAGTACTCTCTTAAGTGCAGCCCTAAGTTGAAGGAGCATATGCAGTATTGTGCTGAACATCCTGAGGAAATTAGCAAACTTGCCAAGGTGAAAGCCCAGGTTTCAGAAGTTAAGGGTGTTATGATGGAAAACATTGAAAAGGTAAATTGCTTACCTTTGTATATCAGTTCCCCCCTTGCCCCTCCCCTTACCTTTGTATATGGTTGACAGTTTAACATTTTACATGTAAATTTGGCGTTCCATTTAGGCCTGTGCACAAATCGATTCGGATAGAATTTAGCTATTATCGAAttggaattttaaatttcaatttgttAAAATCTTTATCCTAACTCGATTCATTCTAGGTCCAATTACATTCATATTTTATTGTTTCAATTCGATTTTATGAACCGATTTGTtcgaatttgaaatttcaacaagcaactatttttatttcaattttaaagcaaacataataattaaaatactttAAATGTGGATCTGGGCTATTGTGAGACTGCATTAGGTTTTAGGTTTATAAGTAATTAATAAATACTAAATaccattataatatatatatatatatatatatatatatatatatatatattatcgaaTTTCGAATCGATTCGAATTATAAACACCCACAACCAAATTCGTTtcgaaaaattaaaatattctaaaatgaAATTCGTAAATCGATTCAAATTTGGATAATTCAAATCAGATTATCCAAATTTCTTCGAATCGATCTGTATACTCGAATTGATTCGCTTCGTGCACTCGCTAATTCCATGTCTTCTCTTTTGGTTTATTAATGACATGAAATAATACTAGACAAAAACATCTTACGGTGGAGCAAGAATTATTTCAATCTTGGAAAGGTACCTTATATTAGAGAAACATCAAGGAAAATAGTTATAAAATGATTAAGGACCATACTATTTTCTATCTAGCAGCTTTCTGCATGTACAGTTATATACTATTCTAAAGCTGACTGGTGGTCACCAGACTAGAGGCTGGACCTTTTTGAGTATTTGAAGCTTGTATACTTTGTTGTTTATGCTTAACTTACGTAACCAGCCGAAACAATATGGGAAAGGTTATGATTAAGGGGCGATAAAACAGACTTTTGTTTTAATAAATGAAGAGGGCAACTGTTCTTCATTATCCTCTGGTATTGGTTTTAGATTTGAGACGTTTGTTTTTTGCCTACAATGACAACTCAAATAGCACGGCATAAGGTTCTTTTTTCCCTCGACAATCACCTACCTAATCTTGGTTCTCTAGGTGAGCGATTTTAATAATGATGTCAAATCTGTATACTAGAGCTATCAATATGGGACGGCTCAAGCCATTTGGGTTCGCCCACATAGGCTTTGGAATTTGACGGACCAGGCTGGGCTGGCTCATCAAGGTGACATGTCAGAAAACAACAAGCCCAACCCATCGCTCTGTGGCCTTTACGGGCCAGcccacttttaaaaaatattatttttataatttagtctaaattttcaaatgttattaatgtaaatatttacaaggggaaaggaaaaaaatgacaCTTCACTCTAAAATAATTCTACCAAAATAGCTACCCAAAACTTATTAACTGAAATTAGCCACTAAACTAATTCCTACTTATACCCATTTCGTTGTAGACTTCGTCTCCTTCTtcgttttttttttagttttggttgttccatataaaaaaaaagttgtccattttttttatgaaaaaggaattcggcttttctatttttttttgtcactacatttttttaaaaataaaaaatcattgttcatttttttcactgtttcttattttatgcctttttttgtagctttttttaaaaaaacatctattttcttaattgatgcattatttttaatagtataatagttatataatttctatacacatcctatacatatatacatattctatatgaACATGATACTAACTTATATACACATCATATCAATAATTGTATAGTTTCTACACGTCTTATACAATTTTGAGCTACAATAACATccagatacatattctatacaataatgatacaatttcttACATATTTTGTACAacaatgatacagtttctatacacatcgtatatatgtatattatacaacAGTTATACAGTTTCTATGCACATTCTATTCCATTTATATATTGATACAATTcctatactatattgatacaatttttatacCATGTTGATGCAGTCCTTGTACAATATTAATACACTccttataccatattgatacaatccGATCATTTTTGGaattagggtgtgtttggtatgatggaaaatgtttttctatttttccttgtttgattgtaataaaatattgggaaaatattttccacaataactcattttcctcaatttgatggaaaatgacttccctcatgggaCAAGAGAagtcattttctagaaaatgacaaatgtggcTTAtgaccccacccctacccctcttccccaccccaacaacactcaaattcacaatactcaaaaaattttcattactcagaaatatttttcactgtgcgttgctccaatttttcactgcttgcaataaaaaatagtgaagcccgaATTATTTTCTGTTTTCAATGTTCGTTAAATGTACTGTTATTTCCATGTGCATAGAGAAaaacttacctatgttacttttgctaattgcatattccaTTTTATCATCGTTGTGGCTTGTTTCACaaagttgaataagcttgtcgtttcgttgtatttttattgattgtaGTTTCTTGAGATTGTCTTGCCAAAATATTAAAAAGTGTCTCATATGCTTGCTAAAAAATTTAGtgacttgtaatattttagtactcgatattgatattatttgttttgcttaaattagttcttacaaattgttgagttgctagagacaGTGATATACTaattaacagttagtagtattttctaaaaatattttttcactcaccaaccaaacactagaaaatatttttctaaaaaatattttctactcaccaaccaaacac comes from Capsicum annuum cultivar UCD-10X-F1 chromosome 2, UCD10Xv1.1, whole genome shotgun sequence and encodes:
- the LOC107858955 gene encoding vesicle-associated membrane protein 721, with amino-acid sequence MGPQKALIYAFVGRGNVILAEYTDFSGNFNSIAYQCLQKLPASNNKFTYNCDGHTFNYLVDNGFTYCVVAEESVGRQVPIAFLERVKDDFVSKYGGGKAATAPPNSLNKEYGPKLKEHMQYCAEHPEEISKLAKVKAQVSEVKGVMMENIEKVLDRGEKIELLVDKTENLHHQAQDFRNTGTQIRRKMWLQNMKIKLIVLGILIALILIIVLSVCKGFSCGK